In the genome of Dickeya fangzhongdai, one region contains:
- a CDS encoding carboxymuconolactone decarboxylase family protein: MLDWNNYRSELMQRLGELGKLTPETMKGVVALGNAGNKTDLLGAKVRELIALACAVTTRCDGCIAFHADAAVKAGATDAEIAEALGVAINLNAGAAVIYSARTLDAVGQARG, translated from the coding sequence ATGCTGGACTGGAACAACTATCGCTCAGAGTTAATGCAACGTTTAGGCGAGTTGGGCAAACTGACCCCCGAGACCATGAAAGGCGTGGTTGCCCTGGGCAACGCAGGTAACAAAACTGACCTTTTAGGCGCAAAAGTGCGTGAACTCATTGCCCTGGCGTGCGCAGTCACAACTCGCTGCGACGGCTGCATTGCTTTTCACGCCGACGCCGCTGTGAAAGCCGGTGCAACCGACGCTGAAATTGCTGAAGCGCTGGGCGTGGCGATTAACCTCAACGCTGGCGCTGCGGTCATTTATTCAGCCCGCACTCTGGATGCCGTCGGTCAGGCACGCGGTTAA
- a CDS encoding thioredoxin family protein codes for MRTLTSYNEDNFRQIEQYKGISVVRFSAPWCPPCQASEEMFSQFADRLDGDIQVGKVNVDQAPVLTTKYEIWGLPSVLIFHEGQLVKRIPGVKPASVYAQAITDIKKGQ; via the coding sequence ATGCGTACGTTAACATCCTATAACGAAGATAATTTTCGCCAGATAGAACAGTACAAGGGTATATCGGTGGTACGTTTTTCTGCGCCCTGGTGTCCGCCCTGTCAGGCCAGCGAAGAGATGTTCAGCCAGTTTGCAGACCGGCTCGATGGAGATATACAGGTGGGGAAAGTCAATGTAGATCAGGCACCGGTGCTGACAACCAAATACGAGATCTGGGGGCTACCGTCTGTGCTGATATTTCATGAAGGGCAATTAGTTAAACGCATACCGGGTGTGAAACCTGCATCGGTATATGCTCAGGCGATTACGGACATAAAAAAAGGGCAGTAA
- a CDS encoding DsbA family oxidoreductase produces the protein MQTLKPTLTIDIWSDLVCPWCWIAKKKFEQGLNRFEFRDQVVIRHHSYRLAGGTPAMPFKDAIVKKLGSQHSADLMMNQVGTAGRSEGLIYNFDGMMFGDTEDAHTLLVAARKAGIADAVEERFYHGSITEGRSLFDRQQLVAMAVEAGMPKADAEAALENDDFRATVSDDEAHAQSIGLSGVPVFVMNEKYAISGAQAADNFLNALRQVWDEQQTEFSATAGQTCGTDGCSI, from the coding sequence ATGCAAACGCTGAAACCCACCCTTACCATCGATATCTGGTCAGATTTGGTCTGCCCGTGGTGCTGGATTGCTAAAAAAAAATTTGAACAGGGTCTGAATCGCTTTGAATTTCGCGACCAGGTGGTGATCCGCCATCACAGCTACCGTCTGGCCGGTGGTACTCCCGCGATGCCTTTTAAGGATGCCATCGTTAAAAAGCTGGGCAGTCAGCATTCAGCGGATCTGATGATGAATCAGGTAGGTACTGCCGGTAGGTCTGAAGGCCTGATCTACAACTTCGACGGCATGATGTTTGGTGATACAGAAGATGCACATACCCTGCTGGTTGCTGCGCGTAAGGCCGGAATTGCGGACGCGGTGGAAGAACGTTTTTATCACGGCAGTATCACCGAAGGTCGCTCTCTCTTTGATCGTCAGCAGCTCGTTGCAATGGCCGTAGAAGCCGGTATGCCGAAAGCTGACGCTGAAGCCGCCCTGGAAAATGATGATTTTCGCGCCACCGTTTCCGACGATGAAGCGCATGCACAGTCTATTGGCCTCAGCGGTGTTCCGGTTTTTGTGATGAACGAAAAATATGCCATCAGCGGGGCTCAGGCAGCAGATAACTTTTTGAATGCCCTGCGTCAGGTATGGGATGAACAGCAAACCGAATTTTCAGCCACTGCGGGTCAGACCTGCGGAACGGATGGCTGCAGTATTTAA
- a CDS encoding OsmC family protein: MSTTVKPSADAAAIHNTREAVRSQPGLGNLTFQMKARSSGGLTVRTETGATIQNGVIDTSRVGKFSNIGDEPAGLLGTDTGMSPTEYIMQALAGCYTATLTMMAAEKGIDLDGIELDLNFDINLNGFLGLDSNVRKGAKSIRVDVHLTSKTASREELEALVSEMQKNSPIHDTLANPVEMITRLA, translated from the coding sequence ATGTCTACTACCGTTAAACCTTCTGCAGACGCAGCTGCGATCCACAATACCCGTGAAGCAGTTCGCAGCCAGCCTGGCCTGGGTAACCTGACTTTCCAGATGAAAGCCCGTTCCAGCGGCGGATTAACCGTTCGCACAGAGACCGGCGCCACAATCCAGAACGGCGTTATCGATACCAGCCGCGTGGGGAAATTTTCTAATATCGGTGATGAACCCGCAGGTTTACTCGGCACCGATACCGGCATGAGCCCGACTGAATACATCATGCAGGCGCTGGCTGGCTGTTATACCGCCACCCTCACCATGATGGCTGCTGAAAAAGGGATCGACCTGGACGGTATCGAGCTGGATCTTAATTTCGATATCAACCTCAACGGCTTCCTTGGGCTGGACAGCAACGTGCGTAAAGGTGCGAAATCTATTCGCGTCGATGTTCACCTTACGAGCAAGACCGCCAGTCGCGAGGAGTTAGAAGCGCTGGTCAGCGAAATGCAAAAGAATTCGCCAATCCACGATACTCTGGCTAATCCGGTTGAAATGATTACACGCCTGGCGTGA
- a CDS encoding alkene reductase, whose amino-acid sequence MSKLFTPYNLSGLALKNRVVMAPMTRTRTMNDVPDEVVALYYAQRASAGLLITEGMPVSEEGRGYLYTPGIYNDEHVQGWRKVTQAVHAKGGRIFAQLWHVGRMSHVSLQPGHIAPVSAGTVQAVNTTVFALTESGEPGPVVPSQPRALETHEVKRITADFAHSARLAMEAGFDGVEIMAANGFIFDQFLSSELNTRTDEYGGSVENRQRFLLETIDAVAEAVGNSHVAVRLSPFGRIYDLAPYEGEDQTWSAITDALGQRELAYVHLYYQPVYTKAPLPEGFRRRFRNTFKGTIIAAGGFTRDIAEQALEDDELDLVAFGVPYIANPDLVERMQNGWPLAESDRATYYGVSGSPEKGYTDYPVWQAQ is encoded by the coding sequence ATGAGTAAGCTTTTCACCCCCTACAATCTGTCTGGCCTGGCGTTAAAAAACCGTGTAGTCATGGCACCGATGACCCGCACCCGCACCATGAATGACGTGCCGGATGAGGTCGTGGCTTTGTACTATGCACAGCGTGCTTCTGCTGGCCTGCTCATCACCGAAGGGATGCCGGTTTCAGAAGAAGGCCGGGGTTACCTCTATACCCCTGGTATCTACAACGACGAACACGTCCAGGGCTGGCGTAAGGTGACACAAGCGGTTCACGCCAAAGGTGGCCGTATTTTCGCGCAGCTCTGGCACGTCGGCCGTATGTCTCACGTCTCTCTTCAGCCAGGCCACATAGCGCCGGTTTCAGCGGGCACCGTTCAGGCGGTCAATACCACCGTTTTTGCGCTGACCGAATCCGGAGAACCGGGCCCGGTTGTACCAAGCCAGCCACGCGCGCTGGAAACGCATGAAGTGAAACGCATCACGGCAGACTTCGCGCACTCCGCGCGCCTGGCGATGGAAGCCGGTTTTGACGGCGTGGAAATCATGGCGGCAAACGGATTCATCTTTGACCAGTTCCTCAGTAGCGAACTGAACACCCGCACCGACGAATACGGCGGTTCGGTGGAAAACCGTCAGCGTTTCCTGCTGGAGACCATTGACGCCGTGGCGGAAGCCGTGGGTAACAGCCACGTTGCCGTGCGCCTGTCACCGTTCGGCCGCATTTATGACCTCGCGCCGTATGAAGGTGAAGATCAAACCTGGTCAGCCATCACCGACGCGCTCGGTCAGCGGGAGCTGGCCTACGTACACCTTTACTATCAGCCGGTGTACACCAAAGCGCCACTTCCGGAAGGATTCCGCCGCCGTTTTCGCAACACGTTTAAAGGCACCATCATCGCTGCCGGCGGTTTTACCCGTGATATCGCAGAGCAGGCTCTGGAAGATGATGAGCTGGATCTGGTGGCATTTGGTGTGCCCTACATCGCTAACCCGGATCTGGTTGAAAGAATGCAAAACGGCTGGCCGCTGGCTGAAAGTGACCGCGCCACCTACTACGGCGTCAGTGGTTCCCCGGAAAAAGGCTATACCGATTACCCGGTCTGGCAGGCGCAATAA
- a CDS encoding recombinase family protein, translated as MSRVFAYCRVSTLEQTTENQRREIEAAGFAIRSQRLIEEHISGSVAASERPGFIRLLDRMENGDVLIVTKLDRLGRNAMDIRKTVEQLAALDIRVHCLALGGVDLTSPAGKMTMQVISAVAEFERDLLLERTHSGIARAKAAGKRFGRPPILSEEQKQTVTERLNAGISISAIAREFNTTRQTILRVKAGLLQE; from the coding sequence ATGTCACGTGTTTTTGCCTACTGCAGGGTCTCAACTCTGGAACAGACCACAGAAAACCAGCGTCGTGAAATTGAAGCGGCGGGTTTTGCCATCAGATCCCAACGACTTATTGAGGAGCATATCAGTGGCTCGGTTGCTGCCAGCGAACGCCCCGGATTTATCCGGTTGCTAGATCGCATGGAAAATGGGGATGTACTGATTGTCACCAAACTTGACCGTCTGGGTCGTAATGCGATGGATATCCGAAAAACAGTAGAGCAACTGGCGGCTTTAGATATTCGCGTTCATTGTCTCGCACTCGGAGGCGTTGACTTGACCAGTCCGGCCGGAAAAATGACTATGCAGGTAATTTCTGCTGTAGCGGAGTTTGAGCGGGATTTGCTGCTTGAGCGAACGCATTCAGGTATTGCGAGGGCAAAAGCGGCTGGAAAACGCTTCGGTCGCCCTCCCATCCTGAGCGAGGAACAAAAGCAAACAGTGACAGAGCGCCTAAATGCTGGCATCAGTATCAGTGCTATTGCCCGGGAATTTAATACCACCCGCCAGACTATCCTTCGGGTAAAGGCTGGATTGCTGCAAGAGTGA
- a CDS encoding TetR/AcrR family transcriptional regulator — protein sequence MTTMTRERLLSEAEHLMREKGYSAFSYADLSKIVGITKASIHHHFPTKDILGEQVVIQAFSDTQRVFEQIEATEKSAEKRIAAYIDIFAQSHKASLLPLCCALSAETANLPQAITVQTSLYFDMQIEWLTKVVRAGMESGEFSSHAEPSDIALMIINVCEGSSVVAHATARPEVFTNSLKYIKLLLNTPHSGE from the coding sequence ATGACAACCATGACACGGGAACGGCTGCTCAGCGAAGCAGAACACCTGATGCGCGAAAAAGGGTATTCAGCATTCAGCTATGCTGATTTATCAAAAATAGTGGGTATCACCAAGGCCAGTATTCATCACCATTTCCCGACCAAAGATATTCTGGGTGAGCAGGTGGTAATACAGGCGTTCTCTGATACGCAACGCGTATTTGAGCAGATAGAGGCTACTGAGAAAAGCGCGGAGAAAAGAATTGCGGCCTACATCGATATCTTCGCGCAAAGCCATAAAGCTTCACTACTGCCACTGTGTTGTGCGTTGTCAGCGGAGACCGCCAATCTGCCTCAGGCAATTACTGTACAGACATCACTTTATTTCGATATGCAAATCGAGTGGCTCACAAAAGTCGTCAGGGCGGGCATGGAGTCAGGTGAGTTTTCATCCCATGCCGAACCATCAGATATTGCTTTGATGATCATTAATGTCTGTGAAGGCTCAAGCGTAGTGGCGCATGCAACGGCCAGACCCGAAGTCTTCACCAACAGCCTTAAGTATATAAAACTGCTTCTTAATACCCCACATTCAGGAGAATGA